Proteins co-encoded in one Bos taurus isolate L1 Dominette 01449 registration number 42190680 breed Hereford chromosome X, ARS-UCD2.0, whole genome shotgun sequence genomic window:
- the LOC132344313 gene encoding protocadherin-11 X-linked-like, producing the protein MLLKHKFYHLFPILTAAEITIQPTVEEASDNCTQECLILGHSDACWMPASLTHSSPSQAQASALCHSPPPTQTTLHRRNPLVTQTVALCHSPPMTQAIALCHSSPPAQTSALHHSPPLAQALHHSPLPAQASALYYSPPLAQAASINCSPPLPQPAALHCSPVQPPVGLQQGWGQGVGPEGLLSLDQGAQGSTRSHFYAMSERLHPSDDSIKVIPLTTFTPGQQARPSRGDSPIMEEHPL; encoded by the coding sequence atgcttttgaaacataaattttatcatttgtttCCCATCTTAACAGCTGCAGAAATAACTATTCAGCCTACTGTGGAAGAGGCCTCTGACAACTGCACTCAAGAATGTCTCATCTTGGGCCACTCTGATGCCTGCTGGATGCCAGCTTCTCTGACGCATTCCAGCCCTTCACAGGCACAGGCCTCTGCTCTATGCCACAGCCCTCCCCCGACGCAGACAACTCTTCACCGACGCAACCCTCTGGTGACACAGACAGTTGCTCTCTGCCACAGTCCTCCGATGACCCAGGCTATAGCACTATGCCACAGCTCTCCACCAGCACAGACCTCTGCTCTCCACCACAGCCCACCTCTAGCACAGGCTCTTCACCACAGCCCTCTACCAGCACAGGCCTCAGCCCTTTACTACAGCCCTCCTCTGGCACAGGCTGCTTCAATCAACTGCAGTCCTCCTCTGCCACAGCCTGCTGCCCTTCACTGCAGCCCTGTACAACCACCAGTGGGTCTGCAGCAGGGTTGGGGGCAAGGTGTTGGCCCTGAAGGACTACTTTCTCTTGACCAAGGAGCACAAGGTAGTACAAGATCTCATTTTTATGCCATGTCTGAAAGACTTCATCCTAGTGATGATTCAATTAAAGTCATTCCCTTGACAACCTTCACTCCAGGCCAACAGGCTAGACCCTCTAGGGGTGATTCTCCCATTATGGAAGAACATCCCTTATAA